Genomic segment of Arachis stenosperma cultivar V10309 chromosome 4, arast.V10309.gnm1.PFL2, whole genome shotgun sequence:
AATTGGACAAATTCGAATTACAAGCATTACTACTAATTCGAATAGgactaatttgaattagtgtTGGTTTgtctgattcgaattacataagAATGTGTTTTTGGGAGATCCcggtaatattttttaatttggtaGAATTGTGTAATTTGGTCCTCTATTTGATTTAATTGTGCATTTTACCCAATATATAAGGTGCCTATAATAACTATGATCAGATATATAAAGTATACAACAAAAATCTGTGTGGCAATCAAATGTgttcatatgatatatataattattagcgCTATATACATCGAAGAGACATTTTGCTTGGTGGTAACATGACATTGTTAAAACTTTTACTTCTTCCAGGTTCCATGTTCGAACCCTGCCTTCTTCGTTTGTGGAAGGCTTTACATAGTTGTGGGTCTAATACTCTAATGGTGGAAGCGCGGGTTTAATGATTGAGTTGGTTGGACCACCGGACGATCCGATCCGATTTTAATAACTATGAACGGAAATACTAAAATTTAGCGGCGGTTTAGAATCACCGCAAAACAAATGCTGTTTTTGTTTATTTGCTATTTAGCGGCGGTTTCTAACTGCCGCAAAATTGATAGACGTTTAGCGGCGATTATTCTAGCTGTTAACTAAAAGCGCCGCATCCATTTAGCCGCGCCCCATCTTCCGGCGTTTCATTAAACCGCCGTGAAATGTTTAGCGGCGGTTCAAAACTGTCGCTTAACGGCTCCAGCAACCACCGCTAAGTGTCACTTTTGTTGtattaagaagaagaagacaaaaCGAAGGATGTTGAGGAGAAAAAGTTCAAGTGAAATAACAGAACCTAATGAActtaaattaaactaagaaatgaaccaaaatttcttaaaaaataaaaaaattggtcaatacttatcagCAGCATCAAGTGAACCTCAGTTAATTCATAAATAAATCGAAATTAGTTTAGATTtgaataaaaactaactaaacaattACACATGAATAAGTTCATTTGCTATTTAGCGGCGGTTTCAAACCGCCACAAAATTGATAGACGTTTAGCGGCGATTATTCCAGCGGTTAACTAAAAGCGCTGCATCCGTTTAGCCGCGCCCCATCTTCCGGCGTTTCATTAAACCGCCGTGAAATGTTTAGCGGCGGTTCAAAACTATCGATAACCGGCTCCAACAACCGCCGCTAAGTGTCGCTTTTGTTGtagtaagaagaagaagacaaaaCGAAGGATGATGAGGAGAAAAAATTCAAGTGAAATAACAGAACCAAATGAActtaaattaaactaagaaatgaaccaaaatttcttaaaaaataaaaaatttggtcaatacttatcagCAGCATCAAGTGAACCTCAGTTAATTACAAATGAATCGAAATTAGTTTAGATTtgaataaaaactaactaaacaattACACATGAATAAGTTCAGCAAATTCAAAcgaaacaaaatcaaataaacctAAATTAACTAAGAAATTAATCGAAATTtcttaaggaataaaaaatttggtcattACTTAACAATAGCATCAAGTGAACCTCAGTTAATtcacaaatgaaccgaaattagttCAGATTTAAACAAGCAGTAAAAAAACTTAATCATCAAGAAAAACACACAATATTAGTGTTGTTAGTGATAACGAtaatgaaagagaaagaagaagaagaaaaataaaccCTGCGTACCCGAATTTAGAAGAAGAACGGCGACACTAAACATATGTGCTTGAATGTAGAGCTTTATTCATATAATACCatattacaaaattttattcataaaaaataccATGTAAACAATAGTATACAACTACATAAAATAATACTACTAAAGAGATAATACTTAAAGTTATCTTATATTATATAACATGACATTATAATTTCATACCTATAGCattcataattatatatttattacatctaaaaatatataattattatagcaataattaataaatactaaataaaagaaattacatTTTCAAAGTAGACATTTTCTTTCTTAGTTGTTTgcataatatttattttattcatagaGTTGTAAAAACTATTATCATGTCATCTTTAAGGATAGACCTCTATAAGTGATAAATGTCCTGTAAATGGAGATATCTTGTAATTATAGAGGCCAGCTACACAAAAGATACTTTCCCATTCTTTTTTGGTTCTCTCTTTTCCGTGAAGCATAATATGCATGCTTATATTCATAAGAAATTTGAGTCGAGTAATTTCAGGCTcatcttgttcttcattgatcacAGCCtccaaaattattattttacctttatttttgttcttactTGAAGCATTAACAGCATCTTTGCAGTTTCTCAATATTTTTATGCAATTGTCGTCACTCCAATTATGTAAGACTAgctacaaaagaagaaaagaaaggtaACATTACATATACTAATATTATTTcattctttatttattaaatgtatataaaaataataaaattaaaattagttaacatAATAAATGACTTATAATTAAAGTTGTAAAAATCAAATCAgtgattaaaataataaaattaagaatttaaaaatttaaaaattaatcgaATTTCAACCAGGATTGAATCGAATATATAATagtaatatatttatatataaaatatattatttaaatcaattaaTCATTAAAAACTTGTAATGGTTAGATCAATTaaccaaaatttttaattctttaatCTGTTCATTGTCAacgattttttattattttcaataaatttaattaaaccaACTAGTTCAATCTAATTCTCAAATCCATGCTATAACTTAACTAGAAATCTTAATTTTAAGACTTAAAAATagctaaaaatatttaaattaattagggcAAATACACCACTAATCCACTACTAATTAAATGCTTACCTTAAGTAGAATTGCATCAGCCTTAGGAATAGATTCAAACATATCTCCACCAACAAAGCTCAAATTGTTGGATCGCTTCAAATTTTTCACAACATGTGGAAGATCAAATACTATACATTTGAGTGCTGGAAATTTCTCACTGATAATTTGAGCTGTGGTTCCATTTCCACCACCAACATCTACAATTGTTTCCAACCCCTCAAAGGCCATGTGATGATCCTTTAGTGCCAACTTTATCATCTGAGAATCACTGGCCATAGCATCATTGAACAAGCTCAAGTTTGTAGGGTTCTTATCAAGAAACTCCCACAAAGGTTTTCCCAAGGTGATTTCGTAAAGAGGGCGATTTTCGTCATAAAACCACTTGTTTAGATGATGCATGGAACTTGAAAGAGTTGGGTCATCGAGAAACATCTCTACCACCGGAGATATAGAAGGGTTTTCAGTGCCTTTGATCAACAGCTCTGATGCTGCTGTGAGAGCAAAtgcttccttttcttcttcttggttgCTATCATCGTCACCATGAATTGTCACCTTTGTTGTACAGTTGTAAATACAATATTAACTCCATATGCATGGTATATGACATAGTTGCAATTATAACATTTTGTTAAGAAAACCAACATAGATAGTGCCTTATATATTAAagagaaaatcaataaaaatattctcaaaTGATCAAATTGCTGATAGAAGTGCCTTTCGAATTTTCTAaccatgaaaatatttttaaaatattgtaaaatacgataaaaataattaaagtacAATTTTTTGATAAACAGCAAATGGCTTTTATATTTGGTAAATTGTCTGCGTATTTGATAcgaaattttgtaaaaaaaaatttgaataagtATTTGAAAAggtataaaaatttgaaattgaaatttgatttatagattttctttttactttttaaaaatatgtttttttcaatttacaaaaaaatatatacttaatttaaaataatgaaaattttaaaataaaattttttatctttctaaTAATACTTATAAAAGATTACTACAGAACTTGATCTCTAAAAtcttttaagaatatatatcTAACAGttgagtattttttttttaatattttggaaATATTTATATTGTTATCAAATTTGAAGAATACTTTTTTAATCAACAATTTAATAGCTTTGAGAGCATATTTGGTGGTTTATTCTGTATTAAACCAAAAAATGACTTAATTAAGACAATAGGATTTTTTTCAAAGAAATTATATAgtgaaatataaatatttataaaaggaCAAATTTTGCAAAGAATATGTGAGAATTATATGTGAAGTATATGTGAGAATTGTATATTCTTACTATATCAAAGAATCCATTATGTGCCATGTAGTGCATGAAAAGATCCGTGCTATCAACTTTAGCCGATGGAATTTTCAGAAGAGAAACCAATTCTGAAAGAGTAATGGGTTTGCCATGGTTGTGGATTATGTTTGGTATGCGAAAGTCAACGATCCACTTGAGACACATGGAGTCTAGGATGCCATACATGTGCCTGTAAACAAGAGCTTGAGCTTTGAAGCTCTCACTTGCCGTGCGGCCATTGTTGTTTGAAGCCATAGCTATCTTGTTACGAACAGTTTTTGTaagttaaaaacttaaaatttaataaacaaCGAactcaccaaaaacagagaaagctaagagagcTAGCTTTTCCTTTCTTTCGCTTTTCACAATACTACTAAAACAACACACCTAGCACTCTTTATATAGGCATGGATTCCTAATATAAAAAAAGGGAAACTATTAAACTTCACCTTATTGCTATAATATTTATGTACTCAGACAACAGTAGTAAAAAACCGTGgctttatataataaattcGTTTCTATTACTTCAAATAATGGTGGCCAGCCATTGTCTATTCCAATATAGAATAGCGCGCCTTCGTAGCTAAGGTCACGGAAATTTAAAACCGCTgtcttaattaatataatagtTATTACAACATTGTCTTAGGTAGTGTTTGGTGGGGAGACTGAGACAGAAAGATTGAGGCTGAGAGATAGAGAGTAAGAgacaaaatttgaaataaattttagtatcaTTTTTGGTGTAAAGTGGGAGACATAAATTGAAACAAAAatgaaattctaatttaatttgtacaaagggtaaaattagaattaattaattgaaataaaggtattttagatataaaatgttattaaaattttatctccatctctaaaatatttagttttttatatCTCCACTTTTTGGAAGTACTGAAATATTGAAATTTTGGAGATagagataaaaattttaataccaattttttaaccaacaaacatgatatTGAGTCTCGATCTCTCAATCTCTCAATCTCTGTTTtagtacctcaaaacaaacgctaccttaggAACAGATTTTACTGTTGTCTACTCTCGTGCAATGGGTTTAGAAGATCATAAATAAGGAAATGGATTTGTGTGCTgcccatatatatatatattgaatagCTTTCTACCATAAGGACTTGTATGGCgttaattaattgattgtaAACAAATGGTATCTTTTCTTGTTTATAGATGTTAACAATCATATGTAAAAAACTTTGCACATTTTGTGTGTTGGATTTTCAGGAAATAAAAACACTTTATAAGTAGTTTTACGGtcaatttttatttcaaatatatagaagaatgaaagattaaatgataAATATTGTGAGCAAGAGATAGTATTAGTGTATTACCGTGGTCTAAACTGTAATATTTAAACATTGGCAGCTTCATTCTCGCACTGATCATCTAGAAGGTCAGAACCATTTTTTCCCCCCAAAAAATAAACACAACATGCcatttctatatatattttctttaaaaaaaaacagCATGCCAGGCCATTTCTATTTTTGTAAATTTGATTCTTGATAAATTTGATGTTAaagaattatatattttgtagaTTAATATAAAGGTGGATGGTAAGATGAAGTGGAGACCAAGAAACGTTTTCTGATATATTGGTAAGATTAATATAATTGAATTTGTTTGGTTAACAAAGGGGCTAGAGGCCCAAATTATTAGTCCTACGAAAATTGTAAGCCCTGAGAATCTGGTTTATCTTTATCCATGAAGGAGGAAGTCTAGGGGTGCATATGGTCTGGTTCGATTTAAAGATTTGGTCTGGATCCGAACGTTTTAAGaactaatttggtgtgattttagTAGATTTAAGATTGGATAAATGTCTAAAAAAATAGACTCAGTCATTATTTAATGTCGAATTCGGATCAAGGCGAACCTGACACATATGCACTCTAAAAGgactaaaaatatatattttaaattaattctaatattatattaattataagtttattattttatttttaatcacacttgttgaattaaaaaatagatcaaaaaattatgaaattaaaatttatggacaaattcaaattcaaatataaatatcAACTTCTCGGTAACAAGtatgtttttttcttcttaataaataaattcatcATAATTTTTTGATATAAAGTTTATCAAGACTCGTACTTTATCGGTTTAGATCCGATTTTAATGTGACCCAAAAGTAGTAAGATTTCACCGGGTAaaggtctcaaaaatagacccaGTCATTTTTTAAGATCGAATCCAAATTAAGACAAACCCAATTTTACCCGCCCTATCTATACCTTTAGGAGAAACATTCcaatattagaatataaatgTGGGTGATACAAAAATTCTAGTCGATTATATTACATGTATACTAAAATAAGTTACTAAGGTTGACcactagtataaaatatatattaaaatataaatatattttgaaaataaattaaattacatatgtatttatacacaaataaattaattactaattttaatatacgaataacatttttgaattttagtttATGGACAACAGTGCTGAAAGTGAGTCAAGTTAGCTCATGAGCTAGTTCGAGCTCGACTCGTTAATAGCTCGATAAGCTAAGCTCGTGAGCTAGTGAGCCAAGCTTAAGCTTGGAATtgagctcataaattaaatgagccGAATTTAAACTTGAATAAACTCAGCTCATCAACTCGTGAGCTGACTcgaatatatatagatatattaatatacatatcctatatgcatttaatctatatttttaatattatatacatacatatgaaatagtaatatatatatatatatatatatattaatgattttaattatttaaaattttatatttattttttacatattattttaatgtaggacataaataaaaaaattataatttattgatagataacaatatataaaattgatctttttaaatattttttaaaatatataagttataatttattgatatagaattataaattatttatttatgtttctattatttgagCCAGCTCATGAGCTCGAGTCAGCTCGTGAGCTTTCGATGAGTCAAGCTTGAGCTTAAGAAATAGACTCGATTGTTAATAAGTCGAGTCGTGAGCCAAACTTAATTTTTGTAAATCGAACTTGAGCTTAGTCTAACTCGACTCAACTCGGCTCACTTCCAGCCCTAAATTGGACAGGACGTTCCAAATCCTATGATAAAGAACGGATCGTGAATCCACTTTCTCGTTCAAACTCAATGACGGCACTAGGATTGCACTCCATCCACTGATCCTGTGATCCACACTTCCAAACTATTTATATAGGTAAGTAATATTGAATGTTTTTTTGTTTGGTCAGGAGGTAATATTGATTTTCAAACGGAAGAATTGATATGGGCATTTTCAGTTAGGGTTGATCCAAATCACAATTTGGACCCAAAACATATTTGTTGATTTGGATAGATCGTGTATTGTTTTTGGTTTAGGATAGATCGTTTTTGTCCATTGTTATTGTTTGGATTGAATTTGGATCATATTTTGATATACTTTGATCGTTTAACCACGGAATAAACTTGtaagaccaaaaaaaaaaaaaaccatagaaaataCTTGAGACAATAATGTATGAGCATCATTTGATAGTTTTTTAGtgaattatattaataaaaatagtaattCCTCATTAATTCTCTTAATATTTCATCAAGATactttgaatattttattttatatattttatagaaGATTAGTGAAGATTTGtccaataacaaaaaaaaattcaaagaaaaactCAAGTCACAAACCAAAGTCAAGTTAGAGAGCAAACagaaaaaacaaagaattagaaaagaaaaaacagaaaaaaaaaaagacacaaataaGAACGTGCAATGTGAAGGAGCCATATTATTAGTTGGGCTTAACTCTAGGAACAACTTCAAGTCACTTTGCTTCAAGGACGCGCAACATGGAGAAGCCACATTACATGTCCAAGCTCATTTTCATCCACGCATGCATCCACATCTAACATGCACCATCTATGTTACACATTGGGCCAAAAATCAAGAGCCTCCCAGCACTCAGCCATTGTAGACGTGTCACGTTACACGTACAAACAATTCAAGCCTCCCGAGCAACTTAAACGTGGGGAGTCCATGTGCAATGTGAAGGCCTCCCTCTCCATGTGGGTTCGAGCAAGTTAAACGTGGGGAGCCACATCACACATTGAACCAAAGGCCTGTGGCTCCCCTCCATCTAAGATCGCACACGTTTAATTTAGACCAGTCATATTAAACATTGGGTCAAAGGCCAGCAAGTTTTTCTCCAAGTATTGTCGAACATGTTTAACATAGACCAGCCACGTTAAACGTTGGGCTAAAGGCCAACAAGTTCCCTCCTCCTTGAGCTCGCACATGGGGAAGCCACATTACCCATTGGGTCtcccctcttctctctcttcacACACGTTTAACATGGATGGTCCAAGTTAAACGTTTCTTCATGCCATgttacacattcaagcttgctTATCCCACGTCCAAGCCTCTTCACCCAAATTAAACGCGGACTATTGCCCGTTGTACATGGACTCATCCAAGTTTTTTGGGGTGAAAAATCATGAATAAATGAAGATTTGCTGAAAGATTGGGTCTCAATTGGAAGGAATGTTCTTTGTTTTATAAAagttaattaagaaaaagatattagttgattttattttaattaagtttGATTACTaggttttaaattaattagtttttagagGTATTAAGGGATTTTTAGAAATCCTGAAACCTAGCCGGTTATCCTGGTACacttttgaaattttgatttggtCTTTTTTtatcatgagcaactaaactcTCCTAAAAAAGTCATAAATTATGTTGATTCTTATGAATTAATGAATTAATGCTATTGcttttttattcttgatttATGTATTGATGTTTCTTAAGAATTAAGTTTTACTCTTTATTacaaaaatttgaatatattaaaaaataatttaaatctaAATTGAATTCTAAAATCACCCTGGAAAGGTTGTGTGTTAGAATTAAGTTTAAAACTTATTCTCGTGATTCTCTAAGgtttgaaattagtttaataagAAAAAGTAAATCATCTAGCATTAGGGCTTGTGAATTGTGTGATTTTGAATTTGTGCATGTGTTTAATCTCTTGTCTTAAATAATTGACTAAAATATTAGTGATTACTTAGGTTAAAGAAAAAttgaatttctaaaaaatttgatgtttgattAATTGTGACCATAAGAAACATTCTTACATGATCAAAATAGAAAGTGAAaaacattatttttaaaagtttcaATAACTCCGTAAAGTGAAAACTTAACATTTTACTTCACATTACTTTCTACATTTACTCATTGTTGCTTTCAATTGCTTTGCTGTTTAGTGTTGAAGTTATCTCGACTAGAATAATCACACATCTAAAACGTCTGATGCTGGGACGTCACCTCTTACTCTCAGAGTCTAGAGAAAAATAAGCACACAgcttattttaatatataactcAGTCAATTCAATTCATAAACAGAAAGGGTACATAGCATATTTATACTAGTAGGAAAGAGAGAACTTTCATGACTCGGGCAATATAAGACTAACTCATAAcacaatataataatatatgctAAACTAGACTATTTTAATTTAACGACACAAACATAAAGATATATGCTCCTGCATCAACgtctttttttttaagatatattctagtaattaaaatttaatacatataatcgattaaacTGTGTTATTTTTATCGAATTAAAATTAGGCCAGACAAATCAATTTAACCGAAAAAATGGTGACCCTTATtgtaaaaaatgactaaaatactcgtattatatatattaattttgaaaatcataaattctagccatttacttttctgccGTCTTAAAGTTAGGATTTAGagcttttaattattttttataataagaatattgtaatcattttttataaaaaaataatattaatttagatcaattcaagatttgatttattatttttctgtcaaatttatttatctaacctaattttaacaaaaataaataaataatacaattttatcgattatatgtattaaatttaattattaaaaaatatttttaaaaaaaatattttagacgCTTTCACGTGAGGGACTCTTTTTATAAAAGCCGCATCAggcaacaatttttttttttaagtcataaaaagtaaaaaattggCTAGTATAAACTAGCACATTTGTTATTCAATTTATAACTAAGATGAAAAGCACAgctaaaaaaagagaaacaacAGCAGTATCGTAGCATGGATCAGTTTCTTTATTCAAGTAATGAACTGTAGAATCACGTGGATTACAAAGGACAAAATAAAGCTTATTAATTTGATTCAACATAAGCCAGCATGAAAAAATTCATTAAACAGATGCATCACATGCTTATTAAGAACAAGCCCCACTTGAATCCCACCACTCCCATCTTTACTCTCTGCCATGCCAATGGTGATTCCTCTGTCCACCGAAGTTATCTCTACCTTTTCAGGCTTCCCCCACCCAAAATCGATTCCATAAACACCAAACCTCGCTGATCCCGCTACTCCTATTggtttcttcccttctttcacCATCAACGCCGCTCTAAAGAACATCGTCTCTATTCCATCAAGCGCTCCTTCCATAGTACCAACCGATCTTATCTTACTGTAAATCTTTTTCGCAACAATCACCAACGCGTTTTCTTTTCTGAAGTCCTCTGCTTTTATTGCATCAACGATATGTCCGGCAACGCAGTTCCCAAAGTAGTTCTCGTGAACTGGAGGGTCCAATTTAGCCCTGCAATCCACAGTGAATCCAAACATgaatttattttcattattgTCACCCCTTTTTTTGGATTCTTCATCAGTTGCTTTTACGATGCAAACAGAAACATAGGCACACGTGAGAAGAAAAGTCGACAACTTTGGTTGTTGCTTCGTAGAAGAAGAGATAACTATGACATCTTCATCATCCACCGTGGTGTCCCAATTGGACAACACCCTGTTCCTTATCTTCTCCAAATCTCCACGTGTTAACTCAAACGTGGATCTAACCCTGTCATCCACCAATGGAGGAAACGCACTTGACATGATCTTAAGGGTTCTTCCGTTGCTGCTATCATTGTTGTTGGGGTCCAACTGGAACGATATTTGTTTCCAATTGTTTATGAACATCATGTCACGCCCATTTGGATCTTTAATGGCTTCCTTGTCAAAGATGGGAACCAATTCAGGAGCCAAACGTGGTGATTCTTCATTGGATAATTGACCTTCACGACATAGATAAGCCCAAGCCTTAACGAACATGATTGAAGATTTTCCATCGAGAACAGCATGGTGGGAACTGATTCCAATACTGAAGCCACTCTTTGGGAAGAGTGTGATCTGAAGAGAGATAACAGACGCAAGAGAATCCGATGATTCCAAGTGGGGCACCAAAGAGCGAGAATCCAAAGCTTCAACGGGGGAATTCACCAAGAAATGGTTCAAGTCTTCACTAGACTCTGCTACAGTGAGTGAAACACCATCGCCAACCTTGTATTGGATTAACGGTTTGTTGGAATCAGAAGGCCAAACTATGGTACCTGCAAGAGGAAGGAAGTGTTGGAGggtaagagagagagagtttttgAGAGTTGGAAGCACTTGGTGAAGGAGGGAATCGAGGGTTGAGTGTGGGGTGGGAAGGGAATAGAAGAAGATGCGTTCAACAGGGTGGAATCTTAGCCAAATGAGGTCGAAGAAA
This window contains:
- the LOC130977074 gene encoding isoflavone 7-O-methyltransferase-like: MASNNNGRTASESFKAQALVYRHMYGILDSMCLKWIVDFRIPNIIHNHGKPITLSELVSLLKIPSAKVDSTDLFMHYMAHNGFFDIVTIHGDDDSNQEEEKEAFALTAASELLIKGTENPSISPVVEMFLDDPTLSSSMHHLNKWFYDENRPLYEITLGKPLWEFLDKNPTNLSLFNDAMASDSQMIKLALKDHHMAFEGLETIVDVGGGNGTTAQIISEKFPALKCIVFDLPHVVKNLKRSNNLSFVGGDMFESIPKADAILLKLVLHNWSDDNCIKILRNCKDAVNASSKNKNKGKIIILEAVINEEQDEPEITRLKFLMNISMHIMLHGKERTKKEWESIFCVAGLYNYKISPFTGHLSLIEVYP
- the LOC130976294 gene encoding phenolic glucoside malonyltransferase 1-like yields the protein MASSANNNTSAIKIHEKCLVPPPNSSPQLSLPLTFFDLIWLRFHPVERIFFYSLPTPHSTLDSLLHQVLPTLKNSLSLTLQHFLPLAGTIVWPSDSNKPLIQYKVGDGVSLTVAESSEDLNHFLVNSPVEALDSRSLVPHLESSDSLASVISLQITLFPKSGFSIGISSHHAVLDGKSSIMFVKAWAYLCREGQLSNEESPRLAPELVPIFDKEAIKDPNGRDMMFINNWKQISFQLDPNNNDSSNGRTLKIMSSAFPPLVDDRVRSTFELTRGDLEKIRNRVLSNWDTTVDDEDVIVISSSTKQQPKLSTFLLTCAYVSVCIVKATDEESKKRGDNNENKFMFGFTVDCRAKLDPPVHENYFGNCVAGHIVDAIKAEDFRKENALVIVAKKIYSKIRSVGTMEGALDGIETMFFRAALMVKEGKKPIGVAGSARFGVYGIDFGWGKPEKVEITSVDRGITIGMAESKDGSGGIQVGLVLNKHVMHLFNEFFHAGLC